In Nostoc sp. CENA543, a single genomic region encodes these proteins:
- the rpmA gene encoding 50S ribosomal protein L27: MAHKKGTGSTRNGRDSNAQRLGVKRFGGQVVRAGNILVRQRGTKFHPGNNVGIGKDDTLFALVDGVVTFERKGKSSKKVSVYPPVATEAVAS, encoded by the coding sequence ATGGCTCATAAGAAGGGAACAGGTAGTACACGCAACGGTCGTGATTCTAATGCTCAACGGTTAGGCGTAAAGCGTTTTGGTGGTCAAGTTGTACGTGCAGGCAACATTCTTGTGCGTCAACGTGGTACTAAGTTCCATCCTGGTAACAACGTTGGAATTGGCAAAGATGATACTTTATTTGCCTTAGTTGACGGCGTAGTTACCTTTGAAAGAAAGGGTAAATCCAGTAAAAAAGTCAGCGTTTATCCACCAGTTGCTACTGAAGCAGTCGCTAGCTAA
- the rplU gene encoding 50S ribosomal protein L21: MTYAIIETGGKQLRVEPGRFYDIELLAVEPNEKVTIDAVLLVQHDGGINIGQPLVSGATVQGTVMRHLRGRKVLVYKMKPKKKTRKKRGHRQEITRLMIDSITIDGTVLTAPATATAEPAAE, encoded by the coding sequence ATGACCTACGCAATTATTGAAACTGGCGGTAAACAACTCAGAGTTGAGCCAGGCCGTTTTTACGATATTGAACTGCTCGCTGTCGAGCCAAATGAAAAAGTTACAATAGATGCAGTTTTGCTAGTACAGCATGACGGCGGCATCAACATCGGACAACCCTTAGTCTCAGGTGCAACTGTACAAGGTACAGTCATGCGCCACTTGAGAGGTCGCAAAGTTCTGGTTTACAAAATGAAGCCGAAAAAGAAAACCCGCAAAAAACGGGGGCATCGCCAGGAAATTACGAGACTAATGATTGATTCCATTACCATTGACGGTACAGTCTTAACTGCTCCAGCTACAGCAACAGCTGAACCTGCTGCTGAATAA
- a CDS encoding cupin domain-containing protein, whose protein sequence is METHNLLNWANNITESWKSIDISQVNGNNVRLRVMEDVTANWHSHDISDECFYVISGTVHLDTEHETKTLNAHELFIVPAQTKHRARVKGRAVLLVIDKIE, encoded by the coding sequence ATGGAAACACATAATTTGTTAAACTGGGCTAATAACATTACTGAAAGCTGGAAAAGTATTGATATCTCCCAAGTTAATGGTAACAATGTCCGCTTGAGGGTCATGGAAGATGTTACAGCCAACTGGCATTCACATGATATTAGTGATGAGTGTTTCTATGTAATTTCTGGTACTGTTCATCTTGATACTGAACACGAAACAAAAACGCTGAATGCTCATGAGTTGTTCATAGTACCTGCCCAAACTAAACATCGTGCCAGAGTCAAAGGAAGAGCAGTTTTATTAGTAATAGACAAAATCGAATAA
- a CDS encoding DNA polymerase beta superfamily protein has product MKRIDVENRTILIGLAGSHGYGLNRPESDFDFRGVFIAPKKYYLGFDKVEQKDDGWDEPGIFPFIDGNKDTVIYELRKVLQLLAGANPNVLELLWLPNYPVLTDVGQHLIKHRKIFLSKKVKHTYSGYAFAQIKKMETHRKWLLHPPQKKPLPSDFGIENEEPLIKDELNAFLEYLYILIRGRIEFLEEAEQLYKLLTADIDFKGVLKQYTLPDEVLEYTQKLTNSRGDFIRLLQKSQSYQVALREWKAYISWQENRNPARAEMERKSGFDLKHGMHCIRLLRSGLEILQTGRVIVDRRVAGDVDDLKAILKGAYSYEQVMQMANDLVAQMDAVYDQSTLPHHPNLEKINDLCMELVEMQGW; this is encoded by the coding sequence ATGAAAAGAATTGACGTTGAAAACAGAACTATTTTAATCGGTTTAGCTGGTAGCCACGGCTATGGCTTAAACCGTCCTGAATCTGATTTTGATTTTCGAGGTGTGTTTATTGCACCTAAAAAATACTATTTGGGATTTGACAAGGTTGAACAAAAAGATGACGGTTGGGATGAACCTGGGATTTTCCCTTTTATCGATGGCAATAAAGATACGGTAATTTATGAATTGAGAAAGGTTTTGCAATTATTAGCCGGGGCAAATCCCAATGTTTTAGAATTACTGTGGTTGCCTAATTATCCTGTTTTAACTGATGTCGGTCAGCATTTAATTAAGCATAGAAAAATATTTTTAAGTAAGAAAGTCAAGCATACTTATTCTGGTTATGCTTTTGCTCAAATCAAAAAGATGGAAACCCATCGTAAGTGGTTATTACATCCGCCACAAAAAAAGCCCCTACCATCTGATTTTGGTATCGAAAATGAAGAACCTTTAATTAAAGATGAATTAAACGCTTTTCTGGAGTATCTTTATATTTTAATTAGAGGCAGAATTGAGTTTTTAGAAGAGGCTGAACAATTATATAAGTTGCTGACGGCTGATATTGATTTTAAAGGTGTTTTGAAACAGTACACTTTACCTGACGAAGTTTTGGAGTATACGCAAAAATTAACTAATAGTCGGGGTGATTTTATTCGCTTGCTACAAAAGAGTCAAAGTTATCAGGTAGCTTTGAGGGAATGGAAAGCTTATATATCATGGCAAGAAAATCGCAATCCTGCTAGGGCAGAAATGGAAAGAAAGTCAGGTTTTGACTTAAAACATGGAATGCACTGCATTAGACTGCTACGCAGTGGTTTAGAAATATTGCAGACAGGTAGAGTAATTGTTGATAGGAGAGTAGCAGGTGATGTTGATGATTTAAAAGCTATTCTCAAGGGTGCATATTCTTATGAACAAGTGATGCAAATGGCAAATGATTTAGTGGCTCAAATGGATGCTGTTTATGACCAATCGACTTTACCGCATCACCCAAATTTAGAAAAGATTAATGATTTGTGTATGGAATTAGTAGAAATGCAAGGGTGGTAA
- the bchI gene encoding magnesium chelatase ATPase subunit I, protein MTPTAQSTASARRVVFPFTAIVGQEEMKLALLLNVIDPKIGGVMIMGDRGTGKSTTIRALADLLPEISVVANDPFNSDPRDPDLMSDEVRQKVDQGSEIPVELKKVQMVDLPLGATEDRVCGTIDIEKALSEGVKAFEPGLLAKANRGILYVDEVNLLDDHLVDVLLDSAASGWNTVEREGISIRHPARFVLVGSGNPEEGELRPQLLDRFGMHAEIHTVKEPALRVQIVEQRSEFDQNPPGFLEKYKTEQESLQEKIVNAQKLLPEVKLDYDLRVKISEVCSELDVDGLRGDIVTNRAAKALTAFEGRTEVTVDDIRRVITLCLRHRLRKDPLESIDSGYKVEKTFGRVFGVEIAEDDTNQRNGTGQMKTGVR, encoded by the coding sequence GTGACTCCAACTGCTCAATCCACGGCAAGTGCGCGTCGCGTGGTGTTTCCATTTACGGCAATTGTAGGCCAGGAAGAAATGAAGCTGGCACTACTGTTGAACGTGATTGATCCCAAAATCGGTGGTGTAATGATTATGGGCGATCGCGGTACAGGTAAATCCACAACTATCCGGGCGTTGGCTGACCTCTTGCCAGAAATCTCCGTAGTCGCCAATGACCCCTTCAACAGCGACCCCCGCGACCCTGACCTGATGAGCGATGAAGTCCGCCAGAAGGTTGACCAAGGGTCTGAAATTCCCGTTGAACTGAAGAAAGTCCAAATGGTAGACCTCCCCCTGGGAGCTACAGAAGACCGCGTTTGTGGTACTATCGACATCGAAAAAGCTTTATCGGAAGGTGTAAAAGCTTTTGAACCTGGACTGCTAGCTAAAGCCAATCGGGGTATACTTTACGTCGATGAAGTCAACTTGCTAGATGACCACCTTGTAGACGTACTTCTCGATTCTGCCGCTAGCGGTTGGAACACCGTAGAACGGGAAGGTATTTCCATCCGTCACCCAGCTAGATTTGTACTAGTAGGCTCAGGAAACCCAGAAGAAGGTGAACTGCGTCCCCAATTGCTTGACCGATTTGGTATGCACGCGGAAATTCACACCGTTAAAGAACCAGCCTTAAGGGTGCAAATCGTCGAGCAAAGGTCAGAGTTTGACCAAAATCCGCCAGGATTCCTCGAAAAATACAAAACAGAGCAAGAATCTCTGCAAGAGAAAATTGTTAACGCACAAAAGCTACTACCAGAAGTCAAACTAGACTATGACCTACGGGTGAAAATCTCAGAGGTCTGTTCAGAATTAGATGTTGACGGCTTACGTGGTGATATTGTCACCAACCGCGCCGCTAAAGCATTAACCGCTTTTGAAGGTCGCACCGAAGTTACAGTTGATGATATCCGTCGCGTCATTACTTTATGTCTGCGTCACCGCCTACGGAAAGACCCCTTAGAATCAATTGATTCTGGCTATAAAGTAGAAAAAACTTTTGGTCGCGTTTTTGGTGTAGAAATTGCCGAAGATGACACTAACCAAAGGAATGGTACAGGTCAAATGAAGACAGGTGTTAGATAG